Within the Candidatus Hydrogenedentota bacterium genome, the region CCGTACAATTTCCTCGGCCGTCATCGACGTGTGATGCATCAGGGCGCGGGCGGCGGCTAAGGCAAAGGCCCCGCCCGAGCCGATGGCGATGATTCCGTCATCGGGCTCGATGACTTCCCCGCTGCCGGCGATCAGCAGCGACTGTTCCTTGTCGCATACCGCCAGCAACGCATCGAGGTTCCGGAGGTATTTGTCGGTCCGCCATTCCTTGCCCAGTTCCACGGCCGCGCGCGAGAGGTTGCTGCTGTATTGGCTGAGCTTTCCCTCGAACCGTTCGAATAGGGAGATGGCATCGGACACGGAACCCGCAAAACCGGCCAGCACACGCCCATCGGCCAGCCGCCGGATCTTGCTTGCGGTCGACTTCATAACCGTGTTGCCCAGCGTTACCTGTCCGTCGGCGCCAAGAGCGACTGTGTCGCCTTTCCGCACCGCACATACTGTGGTTGCGTGAAACGTGTCCATCGTGTCCTCCAAAGCCTGCTTTGCGTATCTCACGCGTGGGGATGCGCCTGCCGGTACACTTCCTTCAGGCGGTCGACGCTTACGTGGGTATAGATTTGCGTGCTGGACAGGCTCTCGTGCCCGAGCATCTCTTGCACCACGCGCAGGTCCGCTCCGCCGTTCAGCATATGCGTAGCAAAGGTGTGACGCAAGGTGTGGGGTGAAACGTTGCGATGGCCGGGAAGCACGGCACGCACGTATTTTTCGACCACCCGTTGCACGCTTCTCGTCGTGAGCGGGCCGCCCCGCGCATTCACGAAAACCCGAAAATGACCGGGATGGCCCAGGGAATTCCTTACGGTGAGATAAGCCTGTAACGCCTCGAGCGCGAACGAACCCAGATGAGCGATACGCTCTTTTCTTCGTTTTCCCAAGACCACCATCGTGCCGCCGATCAGATCGACGGCGTCAAGCGTCAAGCCCGCCAGCTCCGCGCAGCGCACCCCGCTTGAATAGAGGGTTTCGAGAATGGCGCGGTCGCGCCGGCCCAATGGGGTCGCGGCGTCCGGCGCCTCCATCAAAGCCGTCACTTCTGGAATACTCAGCACATCCGGAAGGTCGCGCGCAAGCTTCGGCGAACGCACCGCCTGGGCCGGATTCTCTTCCAGAACCCCTCCACGCACGAAGAACTTGTAGATGGCGCGAATGGCTGACAACTTCCGCGCCGTGGTGCGAGGGGAAGAACCAAGCGTGCGCAGATGTCCCAGAAACGCGCGGATATCGTTCCGGTTGGCGCGGCGCAAGGTATCAAACCGGGGCTCGGGGGCTTCCTGCTTGTCTTCGGCGGAAAACGCCGCTGGCCCATGTTCGAGGTAATCGCAAAACTGGGCGATGTCATTGAAGTATGCGCGCTGCGTATGGCCCGAGAACCCGCGCTCGGCCGCAAGGTAATCCGCGAACCGCCGGACCTGCGGATCCCTCATCCCATTCTCCCCTTCCGAGAAACGAATCTAGACCTCGGACTGCTCCGCCACGTGAGGCTCGGACGCCTTGGTTTCGGCGGCGAACTCCTTATGCTCATGATTGCAGGCAACGCAGTGCCAGATTCGTTGCCTACCCCGCTTGGACCCCATCGTCCAAGGATGACCGCACTTGGGACAAGGCGTCTCAGCTTCCTTATCCCCAAAGACGCTGAACCGGCACTTGGGATAGCGTGAACATCCAACGAAGCGTTTTCCGCGGCCCAGGCGCCATACGAGGTCGCCGTCACAGCCATCCTGCGGGCACTTCAGGCCGACAGGCTCCGCCGGTTTCTTTTCTTTGCCGTCTTTCTTCAGCGTGTACGTGCATTCGGGGTAGCGGGAACAACCCAGAAACTTGCCAAACCGGCTCCGGCGGTACACCATGGGTGCGCCGCATTGTGGGCATGTGACATCGGAGGGTTCCTCCTCCTTCTTCCGCTTCACATTGACCCGCCCATCACAGTCGGGATGTTTCACGCAGCGCAGGTACGGACCGAAACGGCCGGTCATGAATTCCAATTCGCTGCCGCACTTAGGACATTTTGTGCCCTCGCCGACGGTCTCGGTCACGATCTTATGCTGAGCGGCATGCAGGTCT harbors:
- the hslV gene encoding ATP-dependent protease subunit HslV, with the protein product MDTFHATTVCAVRKGDTVALGADGQVTLGNTVMKSTASKIRRLADGRVLAGFAGSVSDAISLFERFEGKLSQYSSNLSRAAVELGKEWRTDKYLRNLDALLAVCDKEQSLLIAGSGEVIEPDDGIIAIGSGGAFALAAARALMHHTSMTAEEIVREALLIAAGICIYTNDHIRVETL
- a CDS encoding tyrosine recombinase XerC, encoding MRDPQVRRFADYLAAERGFSGHTQRAYFNDIAQFCDYLEHGPAAFSAEDKQEAPEPRFDTLRRANRNDIRAFLGHLRTLGSSPRTTARKLSAIRAIYKFFVRGGVLEENPAQAVRSPKLARDLPDVLSIPEVTALMEAPDAATPLGRRDRAILETLYSSGVRCAELAGLTLDAVDLIGGTMVVLGKRRKERIAHLGSFALEALQAYLTVRNSLGHPGHFRVFVNARGGPLTTRSVQRVVEKYVRAVLPGHRNVSPHTLRHTFATHMLNGGADLRVVQEMLGHESLSSTQIYTHVSVDRLKEVYRQAHPHA